A window of the Pararge aegeria chromosome 2, ilParAegt1.1, whole genome shotgun sequence genome harbors these coding sequences:
- the LOC120631598 gene encoding larval cuticle protein LCP-22-like, translating to MNSYLLALALCVCTVAGSPIEDGKWNPYNYGDTGKYIPSDEGKYIHIPNPYLHMDNPYDGGFGPYAHDYEPYVEAASQDVYKLVLSSPEDVNPYYKDGYYKNNGIKILKQKHHYDEDKYDFVFETENKIRAKENAVLKNPNTVDEGIASKGFYEYIGPDGFMYRVDYTADENGFRPKLRRLETPYSGKWVLEKVN from the exons ATGAACTCTTACTTG cTCGCTCTTGCCCTCTGCGTATGCACAGTCGCCGGTTCACCTATTGAAGACGGCAAATGGAATCCCTACAACTATGGAGATACTGGCAA GTACATCCCATCAGATGAAGGCAAATACATCCATATACCGAACCCGTACCTACATATGGACAACCCCTACGATGGCGGTTTCGGACCCTACGCACACGACTACGAGCCATACGTAGAGGCTGCGTCCCAAGATGTGTACAAACTGGTACTATCATCGCCTGAGGATGTCAATCCGTACTACAAAGATGGATACTACAAGAACAATGGCATCAAGATCCTAAAGCAGAAACATCACTACGACGAAGACAAATACGattttgt TTTTGAAACTGAAAACAAAATTCGTGCAAAGGAGAACGCTGTATTGAAAAACCCAAACACAGTCGACGAAGGCATTGCGTCAAAGGGCTTCTACGAATACATCGGGCCTGATGGATTCATGTACAGGGTCGACTACACAGCTGACGAGAATGGTTTCCGTCCCAAATTGAGGAGGTTAGAGACCCCTTATTCCGGAAAATGGGTTCTAGAAAAGGTCAACTAA
- the LOC120630344 gene encoding uncharacterized protein LOC120630344 produces MEKFNNLKQLLQRKQELIRIKAEIERSESVKNHKEYSYSQNSSADNIIDQSDTECIKLDVQSFLAKKSHNSRDSIESNLNSSATDIIVDINESDISTFQSYDTVEIKKQKEAVVNYSSSDSSNILNTSTLCLEMSHSFFNDSNNSDLVKSNNIPESSETEKKINIVSVENVDNILTAKLNEKKYCELYSNDSVKRCNKNDVLPLKETKKYSQNVNQIVTFNECSNIPNTSFCKLGLDISKSACAPVMAFDLPTSQSTDIAPLDTVSPTSYTDIKALALPVSSCTAIEIETLCTDHATPRGDNKALGLHSSPSLLDFVPTTSCADIMYMDIPKAHSPDISVLDIVPATSCTDGMNVDSPVSLAADIPVQVIVPETACDEISDSSSLKKLGTLNLPTPSSSNTNKNRMPDIKKSRKRKCIQELPKLKKEHIDFISDDECYDKLNVAQGEDFSSGSSDLWSGKESDNMSSSNSENDPKHTKPTNKRKKLQKKRNIDKPLEGTVQFKKRKVENKRKIRRMKREKGDSYETSSGKLVEKKTLKANPCEPTKCPRNCFEITEERRQSIFDYFWNLNSQRKKDWLVQCALRVPVNRPKKGVIDSKRKFTYEYYINEGEGRRQELNTSKIRIATMKKKDVNTFTTKHSMKPDATTHEIKLFDNYFKPKGKGVIKGKGKGKGKGKLKEKDTAPSASNETLEIKLKKEFQQLKPLYKKRLAISEIKYKDLTKLCNDGVIPSRYHGDFTNLPYAKKIQDTLNQTDEDDSSVDSV; encoded by the exons atggaaaaatttaataatttaaaacaattactgcAGCGTAAACAGGAATTGATAAGAATAAAGGCAGAAATAGAAAG ATCCGAATCTGTAAAAAACCATAAGGAATACTCGTACTCCCAAAACTCGTCAGCTGATAATATAATTGATCAAAGTGATACAGAATGTATAAAACTCGACGTGCAGTCATTTTTAGCAAAAAA ATCCCATAATTCTCGTGACTCAATTGAGAGCAATTTGAACTCGTCAGCTACAGATATTATTGTAGATATCAATGAATCAGATATTTCAACATTTCAGTCATATGATACtgtggaaattaaaaaacaaaaggaagCAGTTGTGAATTATAGTAGTAGTGACAGCAGCAATATTCTTAACACGTCAACTCTATGTCTAGAAATGTCTCACtcattttttaatgattctAATAATAGTGATCTCGTTAAGAGTAATAATATACCCGAGTCATCTGAAACagaaaagaaaattaacatTGTTTCTGTTGAAAACGTTGATAATATTTTGACTGCTAAACTCAATGAAAAGAAATACTGTGAACTTTATTCAAATGACAGTGTAAAACGTTGTAACAAAAACGATGTGTTGCccttaaaagaaacaaaaaaatattcacaaaatGTTAATCAAATAGTGACCTTTAATGAATGTTCGAACATACCTAATACATCATTCTGCAAACTTGGTTTGGATATCTCTAAATCTGCCTGCGCCCCCGTTATGGCTTTTGATTTACCTACATCTCAGTCCACAGATATTGCACCTTTAGATACAGTATCTCCAACCTCTTACACTGATATTAAGGCTTTGGCTCTACCTGTGTCTTCTTGCACTGCCATTGAGATTGAGACTTTGTGCACAGACCATGCAACTCCTCGCGGTGATAACAAAGCTTTGGGTCTTCATTCATCTCCCTCATTGTTAGACTTTGTACCGACAACTTCTTGTGCAGACATTATGTACATGGACATACCTAAAGCTCACTCTCCAGATATTTCAGTGCTGGATATAGTCCCTGCAACTTCCTGTACAGATGGTATGAATGTGGACTCACCTGTATCTCTTGCTGCAGATATCCCAGTACAGGTTATAGTACCTGAAACTGCCTGTGATGAAATATCGGACTCATcttccttaaaaaaattaggaacATTGAACTTACCTACTCCTTCTAGtagcaatacaaataaaaatcgaatgcctgatattaaaaaatctcGCAAAAGAAAATGTATACAGGAACTCCCtaagttaaaaaaagaacacatTGATTTTATATCAGACGATGAATGTTATGACAAACTTAATGTTGCTCAAGGCGAAGATTTTTCCTCTGGAAGCTCAGATCTATGGTCCGGCAAAGAAAGCGATAACATGTCGTCATCTAACTCTGAAAATGACCCAAAACATACTAAACCTACAAATAAGAGAAAGAAattacaaaagaaaagaaatattgACAAACCATTGGAAGGAACTGTACAatttaagaaaagaaaagtgGAAAATAAAAGGAAGATTAGGAGAATGAAACGAGAAAAAGGTGACAGTTATGAGACTTCGTCTGGAAAGCTTGTagagaaaaaaacattaaaggcAAATCCCTGCGAGCCTACAAAATGTCCCAGGAATTGTTTTGAAATCACCGAGGAAAGGAgacaaagtatttttgattatttttggaatttgaattctCAAAGAAAAAAAGATTGGCTGGTACAATGTGCCTTACGAGTTCCGGTTAATAGACCAAAAAAAGGCGTGATCGACAGCAAAAGAAAGTTTACTTACGAATACTACATAAATGAAGGCGAGGGCAGAAGACAG GAATTAAATACATCGAAAATTAGAATTGCTACAATGAAGAAAAAGGATGTAAACACGTTTACAACTAAACATTCTATGAAACCTGATGCGACCActcatgaaattaaattatttgataattattttaagccaAAAGGAAAGGGTGTAATAAAAGGAAAGGGTAAAGGAAAAGGGAAAGGAAAATTGAAGGAAAAGGATACTGCACCATCAGCTTCTAATGAGacgttagaaataaaattaaaaaaggaattcCAACAATTGAAACccctttataaaaaaagattggCCATATCAGAAATCAAATATAAAGATTTGACAAAGCTATGCAATGATGGTGTTATCCCTAGCAGATATCATGGGGATTTTACTAATCTACCCTATGCTAAGAAAATACAAGACACACTCAATCAAACGGACGAAGATGACTCCTCTGTTGACTCTGTCTAG